From the Streptococcus hyointestinalis genome, the window TAGAAGCCTATGCCAAGGAACATCCAGATGCTTTCTTAAGGGAAATTGCAGAGCATTTTGACTGTAGTATTCCCTCAGTTTGGGCTGCCTTAAAAAAACTGAACATCACTTTAAAAAAAGACCACAACCTATAAAGAACAAGATAGCGAAAAGGTGAGACGCTATCTTGATGTTTTAGCCTGCTTTCCAAACACCCCTATTGTTTATATTGATGAGACTGGCATTGATACTTATCTTTATCGTCACAAAGCTAGAGCACCTCGAGGGGAGAAAGTATACGACAAGGTAAGTGGACGCAGATTCGAAAGAATTTCGGTAGTAGCTGGTCAAATTGGTTCTAAAATTATAGCCCCCTTGCTTTATCATGGAACGATGACAGCGGAATTATTTATCAAGTGGTATCAGGAGCAGCTATTGCCATCCTTGATAGAACCCCATGTCATCATTATGGATAATGCAGCTTTTCACCCCAAGAAACAACTAGATGAGCTTGCAGTGGCTAAGGGACACTATTTTCTTCCGCTTCCACCTTATTCCCCTGAACTCAATCCCATCGAACAGTTTTGGGCTACTCTAAAAAGAAAGGTGACTGAATTGTTAAGAACAGGTCGTTCTGTTCAGTCTGCTTTGGAATACTATTTTAAAACTAAATAACTATAAACAAGCAGAAACTATCAATAGGGCTGTTAAGAGCCTACTATCGCAGTACCCTATTCGCTCCATCACATCGGACAATGGCTCAGAGTTCAGTAGCTTGTCAGACTTAAAAGGTGTGGAAGTCTATTTTGCCCATCCTTATGCTTCTCATGAAAGAGGAACAAATGAAAATTTCAATGGTCTCTTGAGAGAGTTTCTCCCAAAAGGTGTCTCTCTTAACTCACTAACGACAGAAGAACTCAATCACTACGTCTCTGCTATCAATGACAGACCTAGACGACTTCACAAGTATAAAACCGCAAATATTTTGTTTGGGCTAGCCCAAACAGCTTAACCTCTGGAGCTCTAGTTATCAATGAACTTGTTGCACTTGACTTGACAAGTGGGGTTTTTATTTTTACCAAAATTCTCAAAGTAAGTTCTAGTCTGTCTTAAAAACTGGAAATTAGACTGAGACAAAAAAATAAGGTAGAACTTACTATGGGACAAGTTGGTAACTAATAATGAAAAACAAACACTTAACTCTCTCTGATCGCAATGATATTCAAATAGGAATTGAACAGCTAAAGACCTTTTCGGCTATAGCAGCTAAGTTAGGAAAAGACCCGTCCACAATCTCAAAAGAAGTTCGGAGAAATAAGGTGATAAAAGAGAACTCTAGTACTTCCAATTGTGAGGCCTGTCCTCTTCTCAAAAAGGCTCCCTACGTTTGTAATGCCTGTCCAAAAAAGAGAAGCAACTGCGGATACCAGAAACAGTTCTACTACGCCAAAAGAGCTCAGCTTGACTATGAAGCTAAGCTCTCGGAGTCGAGAACAGGCGTTGCCCTAAACAAGGAAGAATTCTATAAAATGGACGCTATTGTCTCTTCTGCCATCCAAAAGGGACAACACCTCAACCACATCATCGCCTCCAACGAACTTTCGGCATCAAGAGCTTCTATCTACCGATACCTTGAAAAAGGCTATCTGTCCACAAAGCCCATTGATTTCCCCCGTGTCGTAAAATTCAGAAAGCGGAGAACCAGAAAACTCCAACCCATTCCTAAAGCGGCTAAAGAAGGGTGGTCCTACGCGGACTTCCAACGCTTTCTCACAGAGAAAGGAATCAGCTATTGGCTGGAAATGGACACCGTTACTGGACGGATCGGCGGAAAGGTACTTCTCACCTTCAACCTCTCTTTCTGTAACTTTATCTTCGCTCGATTACTTGATAATAAAACAGCCAATGAGGTCGCTAAACACCTCTACGCTATTAAGAATGCCCTGCATCAGAAGGATATGAGCTTCTGCGAACTATTCCCTGTCATTCTGACCGATAATGGCGGTGAATTCGCTAGAGTAGACGATATCGAAATGGATGTTCGTGGAGAATCTAAACTCTTCTTCTGTGACCCAAATCGTTCTGACCAGAAGGGGAGAATTGAGAAAAATCACACGCTTATCAGAGATATTCTCCCTAAAGGAACTAGCTTCGATAACTTGACACAGGATGACATCAACCTAGTTTGTTCACATGTCAACAGCGTCAAACGAGCTTCTTTCAACGGAAAATCAGCCTATGAACTCTTTACCTTTACCTACGGTGAGGAAGTGGCAACACTTCTCGGTATCTCTAAAATTGACCCTGAAAACGTCATCCAATCACCTCGATTATTAGATAAATAATCGCTAGTTTTTATCAGAAAATAATTTCAAAATAGAAAGGAACTTGTCCCGTCCTAAATTCCAGATGACTAGAACTTACTTTGAGACGTCTCAGAGCCAGTAACTTTAGTGTACCCTTTTTTCAATATTTTCAAGCCTAAAACTCACTATTATCAGCATTTTTAGTCAAAAACAGAACTTAGTCTGAGACTAAATTCTGTTGATTTTATGCAGTTTTCTCAGAGTAACTTCTGGAAGGACGGGAACTAGAACTTACTTTGAGAATTTACCAATATCTCTATTATATTATCCTCATATTGGTGGCGCCTAAAATGAGTCCAACAAAAAAGTACTACCTTAAAGGCTCTATAATATCTGTAGTGGGTAACGCCACCTCAGAGGGTATAGGGCTTTTTGAGTGTAGAAAAAACATACTAAGATTAGTAGTGAGGAAATCTCCGACGGGAGAGAGTACTCACTACTTTTTCTTTATGTTAAAGTAGAGGTGTCTTGTTAAGTCGAGAACTCTTTTGACGCTAGACGTCGCATCAAAAACTGGCAAGACACCTGTTTTAGGAAGAATGTTATCAAAGTATGTGGGACGCCAGACGTCAAGTATTGAAAATGACATCACTAAAACAAGGAATTTCAAGACAAAGAGGTAATATCATGCGTTCAGTTTTCGGGATTGATGTGAGTAAGGCAAGTTCAGAAGTGGCTATTCTAGTCAATGGCGAGAAGGTTCATAGCTACACCATGGCCAATGATGCCATTGGCTTTTCTCGGCTACTTGGTGATTTGAAAACCGTCCACAAGCCAGAAATCATCTTTGAAGCAACAGGCGTCTATTCTCGTCGTCTTCAAGCTTTTCTGGATGAACATAGCTACGCTTATACACGGCTTAATCCCTTGGAAGCTAAGAAGCAACTGGATAGCTTGCGTGTGCGGAAAACAGATCAAATTGACGCTGAAAAACTGGCTCAATCTCAGTTTGTACTGAATCGTAAACCCACTTATGTCCAAGAAGAAGTCTATCAAGAACTGCGAGATTTAAGTCGCTTCTATCAGAACTTAACTGAGGACATCGTTCGAGCTAAAAACCGTCTGCACAAGGTCTTGCAAGTCACGTTTCCAGAGATAGAGACTGTCTTATCAAAGCCAACTGGGGAACAATACTGGAACTTAGTTACTGCGTTTCCTTGTAAGGACTTCGTGCTTGAGTTAAGCAAGGATGAACTTTTAGAGAGCATCCGTCAATCCACTTCAAAACGGATTTCGGACAAGCGTGTGGCGTACTTAGCCAAAAAGCTTACAGCACTAGCTAATCAATCTTATTGTGCCGTCAAGAAAACCTCTCCAATATTGGAAGAGGTGCGTTACTATGCAAAAGAATTGCTTAGACTTTCTGAACGTAGACAAGCTGTCCTAGACCAAATGGTGGAACTAGCTCAGCCATTACCTGAATATGACATTCTGCTCTCTATTCCTGGAATAGCTGAGACTACTGCAACAAGTATTATTGGTGAACTGGGAGATATTCGCCGTTTTCAGTCTACCAATCAAATCAATGCCTTTATCGGTATTGATCTGAGACACTATGAATCTGGCAACTTCCTCGCTAAGGAACACATTACCAAGCGTGGCAATCCCTACGCTAGAAAGATTTTGTTCAAGTGTATCCACAATGTCGCTTCAGCTAGTCACACCAATCCTTGCCATATCGCAGACTTTTATGAGAAACGAAAAAGACAATCGCAAACGACTTCTACAAAGCCACACACGATTGCCTCCATACATCGTCTCATTCGGACAATGTATTACCTCATAACGCATAACAAACTTTACGATTATCGTTCTACCCAAAATCAGTAAGATTGTTTATGCTATATTATTGTAACACCTTATCAAAAAATTTCAACATAAGGTGTTGCTTTTGTATACACTTTTTTACACTAAACTTTAGTCCAAAATAAAATAATTTCCTTATTTTCCCCACTTGTCAAGTCAAGTGCAACAAGTTCATTGATAACTAGAGCTCCAGAGGTTAAGCTGTTTGGGCTAGCCCAAACAAAATATTTGCGGTTTTATACTTGTGAAGTCGTCTAGGTCTGTCATTGATAGCAGAGACGTAGTGATTGAGTTCTTCTGTCGTTAGTGAGTTAAGAGAGACACCTTTTGGGAGAAACTCTCTCAAGAGACCATTGAAATTTTCATTTGTTCCTCTTTCATGAGAAGCATAAGGATGGGCAAAATAGACTTCCACACCTTTTAAGTCTGACAAGCTACTGAACTCTGAGCCATTGTCCGATGTGATAGAGCGAATAGGGTACTGTGATAGTAAGCTCTTAACAGCCCTATTGATGGTTTTTGCTTGTTTATTAGCCAGTTTTACAGCGATGGCAAATCGTGTTTGACGCTCTACTAGGGTCATGACAACAGCTTCACCTTTGGTTTTCTTGCCAAGAACCAAATCAATCTCCCAATGTCCAAATTCAGAGCGATTAGTAATAGTTTCTGGACGTTCTTCAATGGATTTTCCTAAGATTTTCTTCGTGGCCTTAGGCCTTACTTTAGACCGTTTTCGGATGCACACCATCTTAGGTAAATCAATCGGTTTAACCCTCAACAGTCCGTCTTTGATGTAACGATACACTGTCTTGGTGGAAGGGATAACTTCCAGTGGATGTTTTTCTCGGTAAGTTTGAACAAAGCTATCGACACTGTGACAGCGAGGTTTCGTTTTCAGGGCTTTCTCAAGTTCCTTGAAGAAGGTCTGGGAGCAGTATGATAGTTTATGATAGGCACTTTTTCGACGATTGATTTCATAAACACGTTGACCACTATCTGGAAAGTAAACCGTTGAGTAGATTCGTTTCCCGTTCTTATCTTGAACCTGAGAAACACTTCCTCGTTTGATTTCACGACTGATGGTTGAGCGATGACGCCCAAGCAGACGAGCAATCTCAGAGGTTTTTTTGCCCATCTTGAGATAGGCGCTGATTTCTCCGCGTTCAGAGGCTGAAAGGTGTGAGTATAACGATTTTTTGGTAGAATGATTAGTGGACATGTTCATCTGCTTTCTATACTGAGTTGGGGAATTCTAGTATATCAGACGAGCATGTCTTTTTTGTTGCACTTCATTTTACAACACGGGATTTCCTTATTTGGATTACTGAACTCAAAATAGTATTCATCAAATGCCTTGAAAGGCTTGACAAATAGTAGAAATAAGTCACGCAAAGTCCGATAACAAAGGCAATCATAGGTCCTCTTAGATACCACTTCCCCTCTAAAGCTATGTGACCTAACGCAACAGCAAGACCTAGCCCCATGCGATTAAGCATCAAAAAGAAAAGATTGCCCAGTGTGAACGGTACTTGTAAAAAGAAGATAGCAGACCACCAGCAAAAGACTCCGCAGAGAAGTCCTAATAATAGCCCTACTCCTATTGTTGTTCCTTTTTTCATGTTAGTTTTCCTCCAATGCTTTGACTAATAAATCAGCGACATCTGCTGGCGACTGGGGGTTTTGTCCTGTAATCAAGCGTCCATCACGCACGGCATGGCTTGAGAAAAAACGACGTTTCGTAAACTGTGCACCCTGGCTTTTGAGCGTTGTTTCAGTCAAAAAAGGCACAAACTTGGTCGTTCGATTAAGAGCTTCCTCGGTATTGGTAAAGCCAGTCACATGACGTCCTTTGATAAGTGGTTCTCCATTTTCAGTTTTGAGATTGAGAAGCCCGACCACACCGTGACACACGGCTGTGACGTAACCGCCATTTTGGTAAATGCTCTCTGCAATTTTTTGAAGGGCTTGATTATCTGGAAAATCCCACATGACACCATGTCCACCTGTGTAGTAGATCGCCACATAATGGCTTGGGTCAATTGTGTCAACAGACAAGCTAGTAGCTAGAGCTATCTGTCTAAAGTCTTCATCATGATATAAAGCCCAGTCCGTCTCATCTGCAAAACGCAGGCTGTGGGGGTCAAGAGGCACATAACCACCCTTTGGACTGGCAAAATCAACGTCGTAGCCTGCACGGTGAATCTTGTCATAAAAATGAGTCAGCTCACTCAACCAAAGACCCGTTGCACGGTTTGTTGTAGCGTATTTTTCAACATTTGTCATCACAATTAAAATCTTTTTATTGCTCACGGTTTTCCTCCAAAATGACTTGCTTGACCAACTGAATCAACTCCTCCAATTGAGAAAGTGACGTCAGGTCAGAGTCTAAAAAATAGTAATTCTTCGTTCCCTCACGGCGTAGTCCAATGATTCCTGCCTCTTTTAAAATGCCTAAGTGATGAGATACAGCTGGTCGTGATAAATGCGTGTGCGCCGTAATCTCGCCCACGCGCACACCATGGCAGTCCAGCTTTAGCATGGTCATCACGATGTGTAACCTTGTTTCATTGCCCATAGCGAGTAGGCTGGACTTGCTTTTTTCAAACAAATCAGCAAGTTTTAACAGTTTTTCCATATCGTTTTATCTTTCGTTTAATTTTTTGAACAAACACAAGTCTAGCATAGCTATTTCTCAAAAACAAGAAAAAGAACCATTGGGAAAGAAAGTCTTTCCCAATAGCTTTAAGTTATTTTTTAGATTTATTACAAAACGTAAACAGTTCCATGTATTTTATATCTTTTTGCTCATGGGTAGTTACTTTTTTGCAAAAAAAGAGTATGATAGAAAGATAACTCGGAGGTAAATATGAAGATTATTGTTGTCGGTGGCGGCAAGGTGGGTACAGCACTTTGTCGCTCACTTGTCGGCGAAAAACATGATGTTATTCTCATTGAGGAAAAAGAAAGTGTCCTCAAGCGTGTCACTAAGCGCTATGATATCATGGGGATTGTCGGCAATGGTGCAAACTTTAAGATTTTAGAGCAGGCTGAGGTCAAAAATTGTGATATTTTCATTGCCCTCACCGATAAGGATGAGCTTAATATGATTGCGGCTGTTTTGGCTAAGAAAATGGGCGCCAAAGAAACCATTGTGCGTGTGCGTAATCCTGAATACTCAAACGCCTACTTTAAGGAAAAAAACTTCCTTGGCTACTCCATGATTGTCAATCCAGAGCTTTTATCAGCTCGTGCGATTGCCAATATCGTTGACTTTCCAAATGCCCTGTCTGTTGAGCACTTTGCTAATGGGCGTGTCATGCTGATGGAGTTTAAGATTTCTAAAAACAGTAAGCTCTCTGACCTGACCATGAGCCAGTTTAGAAAACGCTTTGGCAATATCGTCATTTGTGCTATTGAGCGTGAGGGACGCCTTCTCATCCCAAATGGTGAGGCGACTATCCAAGAGGGCGACACCATTTTTGTGACGGGAAATCGGATTGAGATGGTGCTTTTCCACAACTCCCTCAAATCCAAAATGGTTAACAGCATGATGTTGATTGGAGCAGGGCGGATTGCTTATTATCTGCTCAATCTCCTAAAAGACACGCACATCAAAGTCAAACTCATCGAGATTAACCGCCAACGTGCCGAACTCTTTAGTCAGGAGTTCCCAAATGTCAATATCGTCCTTGGTGACGGGACAGCAAAACCTATCCTCATGGAGGAAAACGTCACCCACTACGATGCAGTCGCTACCATGACAGGGGTCGATGAGGAAAATATCATCACGTCCATGTACCTAGAGTCGCTCGGTGTCAGCAAAAACATCACCAAGATTAACCGCACCAGTCTCTTAGAAATCATTGACCGCAAAGAGTTCTCAACCATCATCACGCCTAAGAACATCGCAGTGGATAGTATCATGCACTTCATCCGTGGGCGCTACAATGCTAAGGACTCTAACTTGGAGTCGCTCCACCACGTGGCAAATGGTCGCATTGAAGCACTGGAGTTTGAGATTACAGAGGCGACAAAGATTGTGGACAAGCCACTCTCTAGTCTCAAACTCAAGTCAGATATTCTGATTGCAGCTATCATCCGACATGGAAAAGCCATCTACCCAACAGGTGAGGACAAACTGCAATGTAATGACAAGATTGTCGTGATTACCCTCAAACAAAATATCACACAGCTGAGTGATTTGATTGCGAGGTAGAGTATGAATCGACATATGGTACGTTATCTTCTCTCAAAATTGCTCTTTATCGAGGCTGCGCTCTTAGTTGTGCCGCTGATTGTGGCGCTTATCTATCATGAGTCGCCTAAGATACTTTTGAGTATCCTTGCGACCATAGCTATTTTGCTAGTCATTGGAGCGATTGGAAATGGCTTTAAGCCTCGTGACCATCACATCTACACTCGTGAAGGAATGTTGATTGTCGCTCTTTGTTGGATTCTCTGGTCTTTCTTTGGAGCTTTGCCTTTTGTCTTTTCAGGGCAAATTCCAAATATCATTGACGCTTTTTTTGAGACCAGCTCAGGATTTACAACGACGGGGGCGACTATCTTGCCTGATGTGAGTGTGTTATCGCATTCGCTGCTTTTTTGGCGGAGCTTTACCCACCTCATCGGAGGGATGGGGGTGCTTGTTTTTGCCCTTGCCATTATGGAAAATAGCAAAAGCAGCTACCTTGAGGTCATGCGAGCTGAAGTGCCTGGTCCTGTTTTTGGTAAGGTCGTCTCTAAGCTAAAGGAAACCGCACAAATCCTCTACATTCTCTACTTGATTATGTTTGCCATTTTTACGGTTATCCTTATCTTTGAGGGCATGCCTGTCTTTGATAGTTTTGTGACTGCTATGGGAACGGCAGGGACTGGTGGCTTTGCTGTTTATAACGACAGTATAGCTCACTACAACAGCCCACTCATCACCAATACCGTGGCTATCGGTATGTTGGTCTTTGGGGTTAACTTTAACCTCTACTACCTGCTCTTACTTGGCAAACTCAAAGCTTTCTTTAAAGACGAGGAATTGCGCACTTACCTAGGTATCGTGCTTGTGGCAACAGCTCTGATTGCGCTCAATGTCCTTGGTATGTATGATAACTTCACAGACGGTTTAGAGAAGGTCTTCTTTGAAGTGTCAACCATCATCACAACAACTGGTTTTGGGATTACAGACCTTGCGCATTGGCCTTTATTCTCCCAATGTATCTTGCTTCTTTTGATGTTTATCGGAGGTTCAGCGGGCTCAACAGCTGGTGGGCTCAAGGTCATGCGGGCTTTGATTTTAGCCAAAATCTCACGCAACCACATCCTCTCAAACCTCTATCCTAACCGTGTGCTGTCTCTGCATATTAACGGCAGTGTCATTGACAAGGAAACACAGCACGGCGTGCTCAAGTATCTAACCATCTACGGAGCGATTTTCTTAGCACTTACTCTCTTTTTGAGCCTTGATAATAACAACTTCATGGTGGTGGTCAGCGCAGCAGCTTCTTGCTTTAACAATATCGGACCTATGCTAGGAACGACAGATACCTTTGCTATCTTTAGCCCCTTCTCAAAACTCCTGCTCTCCTTTGCCATGATTGCAGGGCGTCTTGAGATTTATCCTATCATTCTCTTGCTCCTACCTAGAACATGGTCTAAACTTTAAAAAAATAGCGTGTGTCATTGACACCGCTATTTTTGTGATCGTCTGAGTGTAAAATGGTCTGGGACAGGATCGTCTCCTCCCTTGACAAAAGGGTGGCAACGCAAAATGCGAGCAATTCCCATGACAAGTCCCTTTAAGCCGTGCTTTTGCAGCGCCTCAATCATGTAGGCTGAGCAGGTGGGACGATAGCGACAAGTCGCTGGAAAGGCTGGGGAAATGTAGCGCTGATAGAGCCTAACAAGCCAGATAAAAAAACGTGTTATCATTTATTGTTAATGGCTGCGTTGTGCAACTGACTGATTTCTTTTTTGCTTAATTTTCTAAACTCACCAGGTCGAAGCCCTGCCAAATCCAGCGTCCCAAAGCGAATGCGTGAAAGTTTGTCTACTAGAAGCCCCACTTCTTCAAACATTTTCTTGACTTGGTGATTGCGCCCTTCGTGGATAGTCAGCTCAACAACAGAACGATTTTTCTCTTTGTCCACCTTGACGATATGATAGTGAGCTGGCTTTGTTTTTCTACCATCAACCATAACCCCACGGGTCAAAGGACGCAGGTTCTCCTTGGTCGCAATACCCTTGACACGTGCCAGATAGACCTTGTCAATCTCATTTCTTGGGTGAATCATCTTGTCGGTAAAATCACCGTCATTCGTTAGAATAAGCAACCCAGACGTATCCCAATCGAGACGCCCAACAGGATAGATACGCTCTCTCACCTCAGGCAGCAAGTCCACGACGGTCTTACGTCCCTTTTCATCAGAGACACTTGAGATGACCCCACGAGGTTTGTTGAGCAGGTAGTAAACCTTTTCTTCATTATAGATAGGGCTGCCATCAATCTCGACACGGTCGCTTGCTTTGACTTGTGTGGCGAGATTGTCAACGACCGTACCATTGATAGTGACATGCCCGTTTTTGATTAGTTCTTCTGCATTTCTTCGGCTAGCAACACCAGCATGTGCGATGTATTTGTTTATTCTCATTCTTGTTCTTCCCTTTCGTCTTCTTCGAGATTAAAAAGTGTCAACTCTTGGTCAACCAACTGGATATTAGAAGCGTCTACTAACTCATCTAGGTGATTGATTCCCATATAATCGAGAAAATAATCCGTCGTTGCATAGAGTTTTGGACGTCCAATAACTTCTTTTTTGCCTATTTCCTTAATCAATCCAAAGGCTTGCAGTTTGCTAATGGCACCGCTCGAGTTGACCCCTCGAATGGCGTCCACTTCAATGCGGGTAATCGGCTGCTTGTAGGCAATAATCGAGAGCACCTCAAGACTAGCTCGTGACAAGGTTTGATTGATTGGTGAGCTGGCAAAATCCCTAAGCAAGTCTGAAAAACTGTCCTTTGTCACCAGCTTGTAGGTCTGTGAGGTCTCTAACAAGCAAAGACTAGAGTTTTCATCCTTTTCATAACGACTCGCTAATTTTTCCAGCTGCTGTGTGAGTGCTGTCGGTGTCAGCTCTAATAGCTCCGCTAACTGGCGTAAACTAAGCCCATCCTCACCTGCCACAAAAAGAAGTGCCTCTAATTGTGCTAAATAATTCATCTCGCCTTTATACCTTTTCTGTTTTATTTTCCTTAGGAAGTGCTAGGTAAATCTTACCAAAGTTTTCAGACTGCTTGACATCTACTTGCTGCAGCTTTATCAGCTCAAGCGTCGCTAAAAAGAGTGTAATCATCTCGTTTTTTTGCTGGCATGTCTCAAAAATTTCTTGCAAGCAGAGCTTTTGTTGACCGCCTAAGCGATACAGAAGATCCTCCATCATGTCCTCAATGCGATAGTCATCTCGCTCAACGACCGTATGCTGCTGCATAAGCGTCTCTTGCCGACTCGCCATGACCTTTGAAAAAGTCAAAAACAAATCCATGATGGTCTTGTCATGCGCTAGCGTCGTCTCCTCAAAGATGAGTTCTTGCTTGGGTTTGGAGTAAAATTGAGCTCGCTTATCGTGTTGCTTACCAAGTTCTTCGCTTAGCTCTTTAAACTTGCGATACTCCTCAATCTGACTGAGCAGCTCCTGCTCCAAATCCTCCTCATCAGGGAGATTTTCAACAACCGTGGGCAATAGCTTCTGACTCTTTATCAGCATGAGCTGGCTTGCCATAACCATATATTCGCTGGCAATTTCTAGTCGCATGGCTTTGAGTGTAGCGATGTAAGCCAGATACTGCTCGATAATCTCCACAATCGGAACATCGTAAATATCCACTTCGTATTTTGAAACAAGATGAAGAAGAAGATCCAGCGGACCTTCAAAATCTTTTAGCTTAATATCCATTAAAAATATTTCTCCAGTGTCACTGCGCTTTTCAGTCCTAACTGCTGTGCGATTTCTTGTGCTGTCTTTCCAGCAGCTTTTTCACCCAAGATATACTGTGTACGAAGCGACTGAGCCGTTTCATTTGCTAGACCAATCGTCTCCAAATAAGCGCTCAATTTTTTAAAGTACCACTGCCTTGAGTAAGGTTTCCCTTTATGAGAAAAGAGATAGCCTGTGTTTACCAGTTTTTTTTCAAGACAGCTAACCAAGGGCTTAGGCAACTTGACAATACGTACACAGTCCTTTTTCTCAAGACGGATAATGCCAAACTCAAGGTCAATTCTCTCACTATCAAGGCGGGCAATTTCAGTCGGTGTCAGCCCCAACTCTATCATTAACAGCGCTATCAACTGACCATCTGTATCAGAAGTATCAGCGTAAAAGAGAGATTTGTCTAAAAGCTGCGGCTGCTTTGTGAGCTGAGGAGAGCTCGCTTGAGAGGCGACATGAAACTTATAAGCGTAATCAAGAACTCCCTCCCTGTACAAGAACCATAAAAACTGATTGAGCGTGGATTGTCTTCGCTTTTTGACAGCTGGTGACTTGGTCGAAAGCTTTTGCTCGTAGAGACGCAATTTTTCAAATATCAGTTGATTATCAACATCTTCTAAAAACTGCTTGATGTCGTAGCGATAGTTCATTTGCGAATTTTGCGACAAACGCTTGTGCGCTAAAAAGTCATCTAACCAGTCAGTCAGTTTCTTTTGGGATGAGGTCATAGTCGTTGGTAAAGTCATGAAGCAGGCTGTTAACAGCTTTTAGGATAGATTTTCGTGTGATAATCCCTTGAAAGACACCCTCGTCATCCACAACAGGCAAGAAAGGATAATCCACAAGCTTGTGCATAATCTCAGTCAAGTCAGCGTCCTTATGCAAAGGCTCAATCTTGGTATTGACCATAGGCGCAATGTCACTGCCAGTCACTTCCCAGTCTGACAAGTGGTGTTTAGCCTTATAGCTTAGCATATCAGCTATACTAATCGTCCCCACGTAAACCTTGTCTTTTGTGATAACAGGGACACGTGATAAGCCATTAGCACTCAAAACCAGCATAACATGGTCTGCGTTGTGGGTATCAATAAAAATCGCCAGCTCATCCGCAGGAATCAGATAGTGCTCCAAATGTTTTAATAGAAAATCTTCAAACGGTTTTGCAATCATCGTGTAAACTCCTGTGATAATTGTGGGTATAGCTCATGGTTGCGGGTGTAAAAGTCTACTTTTATGGTCGTATCTGTCACTGTAACAAGAGCGTAGAGTTTTTCCATCACATCACCTCGTGGCTGCAAGACACTTCCTGGATTGATAAAGACAATGTCCTCCATGCGCCAAGCACTAGCTCTATGCAAATGCCCATATAAACAAATATCAGCGCCAGCCTCTTGGGCAAATAAATCCAGTCTATCCCACATAAAGTTAATCTGATAGAGATGTCCATGGGTCTGTGCAATCGTTATCCCATTAAGCTCGACGA encodes:
- a CDS encoding TrkH family potassium uptake protein, with translation MNRHMVRYLLSKLLFIEAALLVVPLIVALIYHESPKILLSILATIAILLVIGAIGNGFKPRDHHIYTREGMLIVALCWILWSFFGALPFVFSGQIPNIIDAFFETSSGFTTTGATILPDVSVLSHSLLFWRSFTHLIGGMGVLVFALAIMENSKSSYLEVMRAEVPGPVFGKVVSKLKETAQILYILYLIMFAIFTVILIFEGMPVFDSFVTAMGTAGTGGFAVYNDSIAHYNSPLITNTVAIGMLVFGVNFNLYYLLLLGKLKAFFKDEELRTYLGIVLVATALIALNVLGMYDNFTDGLEKVFFEVSTIITTTGFGITDLAHWPLFSQCILLLLMFIGGSAGSTAGGLKVMRALILAKISRNHILSNLYPNRVLSLHINGSVIDKETQHGVLKYLTIYGAIFLALTLFLSLDNNNFMVVVSAAASCFNNIGPMLGTTDTFAIFSPFSKLLLSFAMIAGRLEIYPIILLLLPRTWSKL
- the yidD gene encoding membrane protein insertion efficiency factor YidD → MITRFFIWLVRLYQRYISPAFPATCRYRPTCSAYMIEALQKHGLKGLVMGIARILRCHPFVKGGDDPVPDHFTLRRSQK
- a CDS encoding pseudouridine synthase; translated protein: MRINKYIAHAGVASRRNAEELIKNGHVTINGTVVDNLATQVKASDRVEIDGSPIYNEEKVYYLLNKPRGVISSVSDEKGRKTVVDLLPEVRERIYPVGRLDWDTSGLLILTNDGDFTDKMIHPRNEIDKVYLARVKGIATKENLRPLTRGVMVDGRKTKPAHYHIVKVDKEKNRSVVELTIHEGRNHQVKKMFEEVGLLVDKLSRIRFGTLDLAGLRPGEFRKLSKKEISQLHNAAINNK
- the scpB gene encoding SMC-Scp complex subunit ScpB, which gives rise to MNYLAQLEALLFVAGEDGLSLRQLAELLELTPTALTQQLEKLASRYEKDENSSLCLLETSQTYKLVTKDSFSDLLRDFASSPINQTLSRASLEVLSIIAYKQPITRIEVDAIRGVNSSGAISKLQAFGLIKEIGKKEVIGRPKLYATTDYFLDYMGINHLDELVDASNIQLVDQELTLFNLEEDEREEQE
- a CDS encoding segregation/condensation protein A; its protein translation is MDIKLKDFEGPLDLLLHLVSKYEVDIYDVPIVEIIEQYLAYIATLKAMRLEIASEYMVMASQLMLIKSQKLLPTVVENLPDEEDLEQELLSQIEEYRKFKELSEELGKQHDKRAQFYSKPKQELIFEETTLAHDKTIMDLFLTFSKVMASRQETLMQQHTVVERDDYRIEDMMEDLLYRLGGQQKLCLQEIFETCQQKNEMITLFLATLELIKLQQVDVKQSENFGKIYLALPKENKTEKV
- the xerD gene encoding site-specific tyrosine recombinase XerD — encoded protein: MTLPTTMTSSQKKLTDWLDDFLAHKRLSQNSQMNYRYDIKQFLEDVDNQLIFEKLRLYEQKLSTKSPAVKKRRQSTLNQFLWFLYREGVLDYAYKFHVASQASSPQLTKQPQLLDKSLFYADTSDTDGQLIALLMIELGLTPTEIARLDSERIDLEFGIIRLEKKDCVRIVKLPKPLVSCLEKKLVNTGYLFSHKGKPYSRQWYFKKLSAYLETIGLANETAQSLRTQYILGEKAAGKTAQEIAQQLGLKSAVTLEKYF
- the cbpB gene encoding cyclic-di-AMP-binding protein CbpB, producing the protein MIAKPFEDFLLKHLEHYLIPADELAIFIDTHNADHVMLVLSANGLSRVPVITKDKVYVGTISIADMLSYKAKHHLSDWEVTGSDIAPMVNTKIEPLHKDADLTEIMHKLVDYPFLPVVDDEGVFQGIITRKSILKAVNSLLHDFTNDYDLIPKETD
- a CDS encoding metallophosphoesterase; this translates as MATQFVVMSDSHGDYDIVKDIKDRYQGKVDAIFHNGDSELKSSDPVWDGIYVVRGNCDYDDGYPENNVVELNGITIAQTHGHLYQINFMWDRLDLFAQEAGADICLYGHLHRASAWRMEDIVFINPGSVLQPRGDVMEKLYALVTVTDTTIKVDFYTRNHELYPQLSQEFTR